In Phacochoerus africanus isolate WHEZ1 chromosome 1, ROS_Pafr_v1, whole genome shotgun sequence, the following are encoded in one genomic region:
- the IL12B gene encoding interleukin-12 subunit beta, whose protein sequence is MHLQQLVVSWFSLVWLASPIVAIWELEKNVYVVELDWYPNAPGEMVVLTCNTPEEDGITWTSDQSSEVLGTGKTLTIHVKEFGDAGQYTCRKGGAVLSQSLLLLHKKEDGIWSTDILKDQKEPKNKSFLKCEAKNYSGRFTCWWLTAISTDLKFSVKSSRGSTDPRGVTCGTATLSEDLGEYKKYRVECQEGSACPAAEESLPIEVVLEAVHKLKYENYTSSFFIRDIIKPDPPKNLQLNPLKNSRHVEISWEYPDTWSTPHSYFSLMFGVQVQGKNKREKKDKLFTDQTSAKVTCHKDANIRVQARDRYYSSFWSEWASVSCN, encoded by the exons ATGCACCTTCAGCAGCTGGTTGTCTCCTGGTTTTCCCTGGTTTGGCTGGCATCTCCCATCGTGGCCATATGGGAACTGGAGAAAAATG TTTACGTCGTAGAGTTGGATTGGTACCCCAATGCCCCTGGAGAAATGGTGGTCCTCACCTGCAACACCCCTGAAGAAGACGGCATCACGTGGACCTCAGACCAGAGCAGTGAGGTCTTGGGCACTGGCAAAACCCTGACCATCCATGTCAAAGAGTTTGGAGATGCTGGGCAGTACACCTGTCGCAAAGGAGGCGCAGTTCTGAGCCAGTCACTCCTGCTGCTTCACAAAAAGGAAGATGGAATTTGGTccactgatattttaaaagaccAGAAAG AGCCCAAAAACAAGAGCTTTCTAAAATGTGAGGCAAAGAATTACTCCGGACGTTTCACCTGCTGGTGGCTGACAGCAATCAGTACTGATTTGAAATTCAGTGTCAAAAGCAGCAGAGG CTCGACTGACCCCCGTGGCGTGACATGTGGCACAGCAACGCTCTCAGAGGACCTCGGGGAGTATAAGAAATACAGAGTGGAGTGTCAGGAGGGCAGTGCCTGCCCAGCCGCTGAGGAGAGCCTGCCCATTGAGGTCGTGCTGGAAGCTGTTCACAAGCTCAAGTATGAAAACTACACCAGCAGCTTCTTCATCAGGGACATCA TCAAACCAGACCCTCCCAAGAATCTGCAGCTGAACCCATTAAAGAATTCTCGACACGTGGAGATCAGCTGGGAGTACCCTGACACCTGGAGCACCCCACATTCCTACTTTTCCCTGATGTTTGGTGTTCAGGTTCAGggcaagaacaaaagagaaaag AAAGATAAACTCTTCACGGACCAAACCTCAGCCAAGGTTACATGCCACAAGGATGCCAACATCCGCGTGCAAGCCCGGGACCGCTACTACAGCTCCTTCTGGAGTGAATGGGCATCTGTGTCCTGCAATTAG